Proteins found in one Methanospirillum hungatei JF-1 genomic segment:
- a CDS encoding glycosyltransferase family 4 protein — MKIIMVRSHPINPDVRLEKEATTLSNAGNEVVILGWGRYGSKVKAQEIRRNYYIHRFQLHAPLGYKIFFFLPLWWIYVSIWLLKEKWDVVHAADLDCLIPSLIISKFLSRPIIYDIFDFYSDQIAFSPTIRKIVESIDCYFMKHVDEIILVDSSRIHQIKQGNYKNVSIIYNSPPKELADKLRTSNQSENFKIFFAGGLSLDRDISSIIKACGDITDIFFEIAGYGPRVAELLNICKTNSRVQFLGEINYDTVILKSFQADLLFAFYDPKVPNNFYASPNKLFEAMMCGKPILVNSGTTMAKIVSEENCGLVVPYGDIPSIREAVLKIKNDKHFQEKLGKNGKRAFERTFNWNIMEKRLIKIYQRILTR, encoded by the coding sequence ATGAAAATAATAATGGTACGATCTCATCCCATTAATCCAGATGTAAGGTTAGAAAAAGAAGCGACAACACTATCTAATGCAGGCAATGAGGTAGTTATTCTAGGGTGGGGTAGATATGGTAGTAAGGTAAAAGCTCAAGAAATCAGAAGAAATTATTATATTCATAGATTTCAGTTACATGCGCCACTGGGGTACAAAATATTTTTTTTCCTTCCCTTATGGTGGATATATGTTTCAATATGGCTCCTAAAAGAAAAATGGGATGTAGTTCATGCTGCAGATTTAGATTGCTTAATTCCATCATTAATCATTTCAAAATTTTTATCTCGCCCGATCATATATGATATTTTTGATTTCTATTCCGATCAAATAGCATTTTCACCAACAATTCGGAAAATAGTTGAATCAATCGATTGCTATTTCATGAAACATGTCGATGAAATTATTCTTGTTGATTCATCGAGAATTCATCAAATAAAACAGGGAAATTATAAAAATGTATCTATAATATACAATTCTCCACCAAAGGAACTGGCAGATAAGTTACGTACATCAAACCAATCAGAAAATTTTAAAATTTTTTTTGCAGGAGGACTATCTTTGGATAGAGATATTTCATCAATAATCAAAGCATGTGGTGACATTACAGATATTTTTTTTGAAATTGCTGGTTATGGTCCTCGAGTTGCTGAATTACTAAATATTTGTAAAACAAATTCCCGAGTTCAATTTCTAGGAGAAATTAACTATGATACCGTGATTTTAAAAAGTTTTCAAGCAGATTTACTTTTTGCTTTCTACGATCCAAAGGTTCCAAATAATTTCTATGCCAGCCCCAATAAATTATTTGAAGCAATGATGTGTGGTAAACCAATTTTAGTAAATAGTGGAACAACCATGGCAAAAATCGTGAGTGAAGAAAACTGTGGATTGGTAGTACCGTATGGTGATATCCCCTCAATTCGAGAGGCAGTATTAAAAATCAAAAATGATAAACATTTTCAAGAAAAACTCGGCAAAAATGGCAAACGAGCATTTGAAAGAACGTTTAATTGGAACATTATGGAGAAAAGATTAATTAAAATATATCAGAGAATACTTACCCGATAA